A part of Andrena cerasifolii isolate SP2316 chromosome 10, iyAndCera1_principal, whole genome shotgun sequence genomic DNA contains:
- the Rab3-gef gene encoding rab3 GDP-GTP exchange factor isoform X4 translates to MDTQNRRLCPRLVDYLAIVGARLPSVARQPVQWTFQVPELLRRYPVEDHKDFPLPLDMVYFCQPEGCTSIGPKRTALREATSFTFTLTDKDSGKTRYGICVNFYRPVERVGAVVGGGVSVRRDKYNTTFRRESWRKSMEKSTDSAFSSDYRSSAVGPSDSEKDCPSSRRDSDTPHVPSAPRLGVTAPSGDSESGGSHSPSPRASRRRQRIRNHSLTSLCIISHHPFFSMFRECLFVLRKIIDACNESSSPQKVGASRQTNRDTVWSVLIGLAPEGTPSIVLHDVREIETWILRLLSSPVPVPTKTRVEVEIVSQSMQPPLCFALPDHTRFSLVDFPLHLPLELLGVDICLKVLTLILLEHKIVLQSRDYNALSMSVMAFVTMIYPLEYMFPAIPLLPTCMSCAEQLLLAPTPFVIGIPATFLLYKTNFKMPDDIWLVDLDSNKINAPLGSGQEQLPPLPEPEGSILKNHLRQAMQLMDQAGSGAMAGMSTPQPLPQDTTPRTSLQASSRRESVTSHLSTLSVSSMKQRPSIDHHSHPQSSPLGSPGMTTGPRRPSVSQMLSSSSPQKPTSQSTPPFNPFIYANDVDSVDVATRVAMVRFFNSQNLLANFTEHTRTLRLYPRPVVAFQINSFLRSRPRASHFLNKFARTQAVEYLAEWSLTPSNVAFLRVQTGVFDPSQIGDKPKWYASGLDPIYCQVWDSGSSLANALKAMKDLETQPTDESGSDSEDAENTSSSYSSLSDFVSEMVSSDLSPSYNCSQVAQPQPMSLSVDAKNVYKPPSALQYPGVEEEPTVRPESPASTSSSHSDLSSPSFNRDSEFELNPKAQEGSQSTNDKEEGGSFESDSASTITARTILSAQSSVGQFGVGMGSLATPTISDTERPAASHRASRVSRYVVPMQPSAASLQRHPSVGNVLARTSSFGTSTGPLLPRQMSSSSSNDNSESSSVPRQLSLTTGTQKPLGDGAQRQGGSNVTGNGVLRQGSQGSLFEQIATQAKDLVRETTRQSSQDGLLAQMDKLKHQAKEKITEAGEESLFAPLEQLTQQTKKAMGEASKSVQEASKTALEASKTAAGVSKNTLDDLTYVGKSTFGDFTKSAKEVATKKGLLKGLGDSQQSPPPSPGPMRRDSISTQLVASDNRGGRREIGRDFFSNISSDLNGIAAQTSSMFSDLFGSKNSSNRNTGLHPQSQRAEKKTPILGPFPKNKTGLVERSSLIKHSTNKSNQEDIQRMQSAERSSTNSDNQAFLTDVVNQVIAGEGVGWLKLNRLKKLMEDESYRDLVVTKLNKGLNKKISPDDRIDDVCISKPVYKGMLKCLQAVAHGLGHTYNNFGLGGMASVFQLMEIAHTHYWSKDVSEGGFDSSMMTQGSSPDGSRENLKSPQSPIQPEPTDAPQKPEPPQVQLEMPRGHTSPAADGNQSTTDMFLDMFSKKGKFLSRLTSFDSESGRGGGTGSSEALSTDGGSIITNPAFRQAHQASFRSTVSDSEVEQGNFPRQAKQRTGSVWSNKSSLSTGFRYPGGSLIPTTTAPSPEIARTYLFEGLLGKERSSLWDQMQFWEDAFLDAVSQERDMIGMDQGPGEMMERYKSLSESEKKRLEHDEDRLLCTLLHNLTAILVMLNAEKNEVKRKVRRLLGKSHIGLVHSQELNQLLDKIQNFYGNDIDLKPLTSRQMHRQSFTVHNGVDAEGDLRFLEVRHDGLVLRSVNGIIVERWWFEHLVNMTYSPKNKVLCLWRKIDKQTQLHKYYTKKCKELYYCIKDAMEKAAARGRCANDEFDLGGEFPVQDMRTGEGGLLQVCMDGVGLLFANSKFFVRLDHIRKCFTQKDGIFVLEEFNPKTRQVIQRKYKSQMADKICYSVLCLFSYLAAGLEQRRHPPSQQQHQSQQHQVSQQQSQRQRTEQKQYQRQQPQQQIHQQLPQPHHQIHQPQHKQQPDGQRQQRQQSLQRPQQKVQQHVQERAQIQRHTSNAGHSEPAHEEQSQLDPVLPRNH, encoded by the exons ATGGACACACAGAACAGGCGCCTGTGCCCCCGCCTGGTGGATTACCTCGCCATCGTGGGGGCCAGACTGCCGTCAGTCGCTCGACAGCCTGTGCAG TGGACGTTCCAGGTTCCAGAGCTATTGCGGAGATACCCAGTGGAGGATCACAAAGATTTTCCATTACCCTTGGACATGGTGTACTTCTGCCAACCAGAGGGTTGTACCAGCATCGGACCTAAACGCACAGCCTTGCGGGAGGCCACCTCCTTCACATTCACCCTCACGGACAAGGACTCTG GCAAGACTCGGTATGGGATCTGCGTGAACTTCTATCGGCCTGTAGAGAGGGTAGGAGCAGTGGTTGGCGGCGGAGTATCCGTCAGAAGGGACAAGTACAACACCACCTTTCGGAGGGAGAGCTGGAGGAAGAGTATGGAGAAGAGCACGGACTCTGCTTTTTCTAG CGACTATAGGAGCAGTGCAGTAGGTCCCAGTGACTCTGAGAAAGATTGCCCGAGCAGTAGAAGGGACTCGGACACTCCACACGTACCCAGTGCACCGAGATTAGGCGTTACTGCGCCAAGTGGAGACAGCGAGAGCGGAGGAAGTCATTCCCCATCCCCTCGTGCTTCGCGTAGACGACAG AGGATACGAAATCATTCTCTGACGTCACTCTGCATCATCTCCCATCACCCCTTCTTCTCCATGTTTCGGGAATGCCTGTTCGTTCTGAGGAAGATCATCGACGCGTGCAACGAAAGCTCCTCGCCGCAGAAAGTGGGTGCCTCCAGGCAGACCAATAG GGACACGGTGTGGAGTGTCCTTATAGGACTGGCACCCGAGGGAACACCGTCCATAGTCCTCCACGACGTGAGGGAGATCGAGACCTGGATACTGCGTCTGCTGAGCAGTCCAGTACCAGTTCCCACGAAAACCCGTGTCGAGGTGGAGATAGTGTCCCAAAGTATGCAACCACCCCTCTGTTTCGCTCTGCCAGACCATACTAGGTTTTCCCTCGTCGATTTCCCCCTGCATTTACCCCTGGAGCTTCTTGGCGTGGACATATGCCTGAAGGTCCTAACGCTGATACTCTTGGAGCATAAG ATCGTGCTGCAGTCCCGCGACTACAACGCCCTGTCGATGTCCGTGATGGCGTTTGTCACGATGATCTACCCCCTGGAGTACATGTTCCCAGCGATACCATTGTTGCCCACCTGCATGAGCTGCGCGGAGCAGCTGTTGCTCGCCCCGACGCCGTTCGTGATCGGTATACCGGCGACTTTTCTATTGTACAAGACGAACTTCAAGATGCCCGACGACATCTGGCTGGTGGATCTAGACAGCAATAAGATAAACGCGCCTCTTGGCTCCGGCCAGGAGCAATTGCCACCGTTACCCGAGCCCGAGGGCAGCATACTGAAGAACCACTTGAGACAG GCGATGCAACTGATGGACCAAGCCGGCTCTGGt GCGATGGCCGGCATGTCGACCCCGCAACCCTTACCGCAGGACACCACGCCACGGACCTCGTTGCAGGCGTCGAGCAGAAGGGAGAGCGTTACTTCTCATCTATCCACTTTGAG CGTGTCCTCGATGAAGCAGAGACCGAGCATCGACCACCACTCCCACCCCCAGAGCAGCCCGCTGGGTTCTCCAGGCATGACCACGGGGCCCCGTCGACCTTCCGTATCCCAGATGCTCAGCTCCTCGTCGCCCCAGAAGCCCACGTCCCAGAGTACGCCTCCGTTCAACCCCTTCATCTACGCGAACGACGTGGACTCGGTGGACGTCGCTACCAGGGTGGCGATGGTGCGGTTCTTCAACTCCCAGAACCTGCTGGCGAACTTCACCGAGCACACCAGAACCCTGAGGCTCTACCCCAGGCCAGTGGTCGCCTTCCAGATCAACTCGTTCCTCCGCTCGAGACCCAGGGCCAGTCACTTCCTCAATAAATTCGCGCGGACACAGGCGGTCGAATACTTGGCGGAATGGTCCTTGACCCCCAGCAACGTGGCGTTCCTTCGCGTACAGACCGGCGTGTTCGACCCGTCCCAGATAGGGGACAAGCCTAAATGGTACGCCTCGGGACTCGACCCGATCTATTGTCAGGTCTGGGACTCGGGCAGCTCCTTGGCGAACGCTCTTAAGGCGATGAAGGACCTCGAAACCCAGCCCACCGACGAAAGCGGCTCGGACTCCGAGGATGCTGAGAACACTAGCTCGTCTTACTCATCCTTGAGCGACTTTGTGTCCGAGATGGTGTCGTCGGACTTGTCTCCTA GTTACAATTGCTCACAAGTGGCCCAGCCGCAGCCGATGTCCCTGTCAGTGGACGCGAAGAATGTGTACAAGCCACCCAGTGCGCTGCAGTACCCCGGTGTCGAGGAGGAGCCCACGGTGAGGCCTGAGAGCCCGGCGAGCACGTCGTCGAGTCACAGCGACCTGAGCAGTCCCAGCTTCAACAGGGACTCGGAGTTCGAGCTGAATCCTAAGGCCCAGGAGGGCTCGCAATCGACAAAC GATAAAGAGGAAGGTGGTAGCTTTGAGTCAGACTCTGCATCAACAATAACAGCACGCACAATCCTGAGCGCACAAAGTTCGGTAGGACAGTTCGGAGTAGGCATGGGGTCGTTAGCCACTCCGACCATCAGCGACACTGAACGTCCTGCCGCTTCCCACAGGGCCTCGCGTGTCAGTAGATATGTCGTTCCT ATGCAACCCAGCGCGGCGAGTCTCCAGCGTCACCCAAGCGTGGGCAACGTTTTAGCGAGAACCTCCAGCTTCGGAACGAGCACGGGGCCACTGTTACCTCGGCAGatgagcagcagcagcagcaacgacAATTCCGAATCATCCTCGGTCCCTCGACAACTCTCTTTGACCACTGGCACTCAGAAACCACTCGGGGATGGCGCGCAGAGGCAAGGTGGCAGCAACGTGACTGGGAACGGTGTTCTGAGGCAGGGGTCCCAGGGGTCTTTGTTCGAACAGATCGCCACCCAGGCGAAGGACTTGGTTCGAGAGACTACTAGGCAGAGCAGCCAGGATGGACTCCTTGCTCAGATGGACAAG TTGAAACATCAAGCGAAAGAGAAGATCACAGAGGCTGGAGAGGAAAGCCTGTTCGCACCACTGGAGCAG CTGACGCAGCAGACGAAGAAAGCGATGGGTGAGGCGTCTAAGTCTGTGCAAGAGGCGTCGAAAACAGCTCTGGAAGCGAGTAAGACCGCGGCTGGGGTGAGCAAGAACACCCTCGATGATTTGACCTATGTGGGGAAGAGCACTTTCGGAGACTTCACGAAGAGTGCGAAAGAAGTCGCTACGAAAAAGGGATTGCTCAAG GGCCTTGGAGATTCGCAGCAGTCGCCTCCGCCGTCTCCAGGACCGATGCGAAGGGATTCGATTAGCACGCAGTTGGTGGCTTCGGATAATCGCGGAGGGCGCAGGGAAATCGGTCGTGATTTTTTCAGCAATATTAGTAGTGATTTAAATGGCATCGCTGCGCAGACGAGCAGCATGTTTAGTGATCTATTCG GCAGTAAAAATAGTTCTAATCGAAATACCGGTCTGCACCCTCAGTCGCAGAGGGCGGAGAAGAAGACACCGATACTCGGGCCATTCCCCAAAA ACAAAACGGGACTAGTCGAGCGTTCATCGTTGATAAAACACTCGACAAACAAGAGCAATCAGGAGGACATCCAGAGGATGCAGAGCGCGGAACGGTCTAGTACAAACAGTGACAATCAAGCCTTCCTCACGGAT GTGGTGAATCAAGTTATAGCTGGGGAGGGCGTCGGGTGGCTCAAGCTGAACAGGCTGAAAAAGCTGATGGAGGACGAGAGCTACAGGGATCTAGTGGTCACTAAGCTGAACAAAGGTCTGAACAAGAAGATCAGCCCTGACGATCGTATCGACGACGTG TGCATCTCGAAACCAGTTTACAAGGGAATGCTAAAGTGCCTTCAAGCAGTGGCTCACGGTCTTGGACACACTTACAATAATTTCGGCCTGGGTGGAATGGCATCGGTCTTCCAGCTGATGGAAATCGCGCATACCCACTATTGGAGCAAGGACGTCTCGGAGGGAGGCTTCGATAGTTCCATGATGACCCAA GGCTCTAGTCCCGACGGGAGTAGGGAGAACCTAAAGTCACCGCAATCCCCTATTCAACCCGAGCCAACCGATGCACCGCAGAAGCCAG AACCACCACAAGTTCAGTTGGAGATGCCTCGCGGACATACATCGCCAGCGGCCGATGGGAATCAATCAACGACGGACATGTTCCTCGATATGTTCAGTAAAAAAGGAAAGTTCCTCAGCAGGCTAACGTCGTTCGACTCTGAG AGTGGGCGGGGAGGTGGAACAGGAAGCAGCGAAGCTTTGTCCACAGACGGAGGTAGCATTATCACTAATCCTGCTTTTCGGCAAGCGCACCAAGCTTCTTTCCGAAGCACCGTGTCTGATAGCGAGGTCGAGCAAGGCAAT TTCCCCCGTCAAGCGAAGCAACGAACTGGCAGCGTTTGGTCCAACAAATCATCTTTGAGCACTGGCTTCCGGTACCCTGGAGGGAGCTTGATCCCAACCACGACTGCTCCTAGCCCGGAGATTGCTAGGACATACCTGTTCGAAG GTTTATTGGGGAAAGAGCGATCGTCACTGTGGGACCAGATGCAATTTTGGGAGGACGCATTCCTGGACGCGGTGTCCCAAGAGCGTGACATGATCGGCATGGATCAGGGCCCAGGGGAAATGATGGAAAG GTACAAGAGCCTCAGCGAAAGCGAGAAGAAGCGTCTGGAGCACGACGAGGACAGGTTACTGTGCACCCTGCTGCACAATCTGACAGCCATCTTGGTGATGCTGAACGCAGAGAAGAACGAGGTGAAGCGTAAAGTGAGGAGGCTTCTTGGGAAGAGCCACATTGGTCTGGTCCACAGCCAGGAACTCAATCAGCTGCTCGATAAGATACAGAATTTC TACGGAAATGATATAGACTTGAAGCCCCTCACGTCTCGACAAATGCACCGTCAGTCCTTCACCGTGCACAATGGCGTGGACGCTGAAGGCGACCTAAGGTTCCTCGAGGTCCGGCATGACGGCCTCGTGCTCAGGTCCGTCAACGGCATCATCGTCGAGCGATGGTGGTTCGAGCACCTTGTCAACATGACGTACAGCCCGAAGAACAAGGTGCTGTGCCTCTGGAGAAAGATCGATAAACAAACCCAGCTTCATAAGTATTACACTAAGAAG TGCAAGGAGCTGTATTATTGTATCAAGGACGCGATGGAAAAGGCCGCTGCCCGCGGCCGATGCGCAAACGACGAATTTGACCTCGGAGGGGAATTCCCTGTCCAGGACATGCGCACCGGCGAGGGTGGGCTGCTTCAGGTTTGCATGGACGGCGTGGGTCTCCTCTTCGCGAATAGCAAG
- the Rab3-gef gene encoding rab3 GDP-GTP exchange factor isoform X5: MDTQNRRLCPRLVDYLAIVGARLPSVARQPVQVPELLRRYPVEDHKDFPLPLDMVYFCQPEGCTSIGPKRTALREATSFTFTLTDKDSGKTRYGICVNFYRPVERVGAVVGGGVSVRRDKYNTTFRRESWRKSMEKSTDSAFSSDYRSSAVGPSDSEKDCPSSRRDSDTPHVPSAPRLGVTAPSGDSESGGSHSPSPRASRRRQRIRNHSLTSLCIISHHPFFSMFRECLFVLRKIIDACNESSSPQKVGASRQTNRDTVWSVLIGLAPEGTPSIVLHDVREIETWILRLLSSPVPVPTKTRVEVEIVSQSMQPPLCFALPDHTRFSLVDFPLHLPLELLGVDICLKVLTLILLEHKIVLQSRDYNALSMSVMAFVTMIYPLEYMFPAIPLLPTCMSCAEQLLLAPTPFVIGIPATFLLYKTNFKMPDDIWLVDLDSNKINAPLGSGQEQLPPLPEPEGSILKNHLRQAMQLMDQAGSGAMAGMSTPQPLPQDTTPRTSLQASSRRESVTSHLSTLSVSSMKQRPSIDHHSHPQSSPLGSPGMTTGPRRPSVSQMLSSSSPQKPTSQSTPPFNPFIYANDVDSVDVATRVAMVRFFNSQNLLANFTEHTRTLRLYPRPVVAFQINSFLRSRPRASHFLNKFARTQAVEYLAEWSLTPSNVAFLRVQTGVFDPSQIGDKPKWYASGLDPIYCQVWDSGSSLANALKAMKDLETQPTDESGSDSEDAENTSSSYSSLSDFVSEMVSSDLSPSYNCSQVAQPQPMSLSVDAKNVYKPPSALQYPGVEEEPTVRPESPASTSSSHSDLSSPSFNRDSEFELNPKAQEGSQSTNDKEEGGSFESDSASTITARTILSAQSSVGQFGVGMGSLATPTISDTERPAASHRASRVSRYVVPMQPSAASLQRHPSVGNVLARTSSFGTSTGPLLPRQMSSSSSNDNSESSSVPRQLSLTTGTQKPLGDGAQRQGGSNVTGNGVLRQGSQGSLFEQIATQAKDLVRETTRQSSQDGLLAQMDKLKHQAKEKITEAGEESLFAPLEQLTQQTKKAMGEASKSVQEASKTALEASKTAAGVSKNTLDDLTYVGKSTFGDFTKSAKEVATKKGLLKGLGDSQQSPPPSPGPMRRDSISTQLVASDNRGGRREIGRDFFSNISSDLNGIAAQTSSMFSDLFGSKNSSNRNTGLHPQSQRAEKKTPILGPFPKNKTGLVERSSLIKHSTNKSNQEDIQRMQSAERSSTNSDNQAFLTDVVNQVIAGEGVGWLKLNRLKKLMEDESYRDLVVTKLNKGLNKKISPDDRIDDVCISKPVYKGMLKCLQAVAHGLGHTYNNFGLGGMASVFQLMEIAHTHYWSKDVSEGGFDSSMMTQGSSPDGSRENLKSPQSPIQPEPTDAPQKPEPPQVQLEMPRGHTSPAADGNQSTTDMFLDMFSKKGKFLSRLTSFDSESGRGGGTGSSEALSTDGGSIITNPAFRQAHQASFRSTVSDSEVEQGNFPRQAKQRTGSVWSNKSSLSTGFRYPGGSLIPTTTAPSPEIARTYLFEGLLGKERSSLWDQMQFWEDAFLDAVSQERDMIGMDQGPGEMMERYKSLSESEKKRLEHDEDRLLCTLLHNLTAILVMLNAEKNEVKRKVRRLLGKSHIGLVHSQELNQLLDKIQNFYGNDIDLKPLTSRQMHRQSFTVHNGVDAEGDLRFLEVRHDGLVLRSVNGIIVERWWFEHLVNMTYSPKNKVLCLWRKIDKQTQLHKYYTKKCKELYYCIKDAMEKAAARGRCANDEFDLGGEFPVQDMRTGEGGLLQVCMDGVGLLFANSKDFEFFVRLDHIRKCFTQKDGIFVLEEFNPKTRQVIQRKYKSQMADKICYSVLCLFSYLAAGLEQRRHPPSQQQHQSQQHQVSQQQSQRQRTEQKQYQRQQPQQQIHQQLPQPHHQIHQPQHKQQPDGQRQQRQQSLQRPQQKVQQHVQERAQIQRHTSNAGHSEPAHEEQSQLDPVLPRNH; this comes from the exons ATGGACACACAGAACAGGCGCCTGTGCCCCCGCCTGGTGGATTACCTCGCCATCGTGGGGGCCAGACTGCCGTCAGTCGCTCGACAGCCTGTGCAG GTTCCAGAGCTATTGCGGAGATACCCAGTGGAGGATCACAAAGATTTTCCATTACCCTTGGACATGGTGTACTTCTGCCAACCAGAGGGTTGTACCAGCATCGGACCTAAACGCACAGCCTTGCGGGAGGCCACCTCCTTCACATTCACCCTCACGGACAAGGACTCTG GCAAGACTCGGTATGGGATCTGCGTGAACTTCTATCGGCCTGTAGAGAGGGTAGGAGCAGTGGTTGGCGGCGGAGTATCCGTCAGAAGGGACAAGTACAACACCACCTTTCGGAGGGAGAGCTGGAGGAAGAGTATGGAGAAGAGCACGGACTCTGCTTTTTCTAG CGACTATAGGAGCAGTGCAGTAGGTCCCAGTGACTCTGAGAAAGATTGCCCGAGCAGTAGAAGGGACTCGGACACTCCACACGTACCCAGTGCACCGAGATTAGGCGTTACTGCGCCAAGTGGAGACAGCGAGAGCGGAGGAAGTCATTCCCCATCCCCTCGTGCTTCGCGTAGACGACAG AGGATACGAAATCATTCTCTGACGTCACTCTGCATCATCTCCCATCACCCCTTCTTCTCCATGTTTCGGGAATGCCTGTTCGTTCTGAGGAAGATCATCGACGCGTGCAACGAAAGCTCCTCGCCGCAGAAAGTGGGTGCCTCCAGGCAGACCAATAG GGACACGGTGTGGAGTGTCCTTATAGGACTGGCACCCGAGGGAACACCGTCCATAGTCCTCCACGACGTGAGGGAGATCGAGACCTGGATACTGCGTCTGCTGAGCAGTCCAGTACCAGTTCCCACGAAAACCCGTGTCGAGGTGGAGATAGTGTCCCAAAGTATGCAACCACCCCTCTGTTTCGCTCTGCCAGACCATACTAGGTTTTCCCTCGTCGATTTCCCCCTGCATTTACCCCTGGAGCTTCTTGGCGTGGACATATGCCTGAAGGTCCTAACGCTGATACTCTTGGAGCATAAG ATCGTGCTGCAGTCCCGCGACTACAACGCCCTGTCGATGTCCGTGATGGCGTTTGTCACGATGATCTACCCCCTGGAGTACATGTTCCCAGCGATACCATTGTTGCCCACCTGCATGAGCTGCGCGGAGCAGCTGTTGCTCGCCCCGACGCCGTTCGTGATCGGTATACCGGCGACTTTTCTATTGTACAAGACGAACTTCAAGATGCCCGACGACATCTGGCTGGTGGATCTAGACAGCAATAAGATAAACGCGCCTCTTGGCTCCGGCCAGGAGCAATTGCCACCGTTACCCGAGCCCGAGGGCAGCATACTGAAGAACCACTTGAGACAG GCGATGCAACTGATGGACCAAGCCGGCTCTGGt GCGATGGCCGGCATGTCGACCCCGCAACCCTTACCGCAGGACACCACGCCACGGACCTCGTTGCAGGCGTCGAGCAGAAGGGAGAGCGTTACTTCTCATCTATCCACTTTGAG CGTGTCCTCGATGAAGCAGAGACCGAGCATCGACCACCACTCCCACCCCCAGAGCAGCCCGCTGGGTTCTCCAGGCATGACCACGGGGCCCCGTCGACCTTCCGTATCCCAGATGCTCAGCTCCTCGTCGCCCCAGAAGCCCACGTCCCAGAGTACGCCTCCGTTCAACCCCTTCATCTACGCGAACGACGTGGACTCGGTGGACGTCGCTACCAGGGTGGCGATGGTGCGGTTCTTCAACTCCCAGAACCTGCTGGCGAACTTCACCGAGCACACCAGAACCCTGAGGCTCTACCCCAGGCCAGTGGTCGCCTTCCAGATCAACTCGTTCCTCCGCTCGAGACCCAGGGCCAGTCACTTCCTCAATAAATTCGCGCGGACACAGGCGGTCGAATACTTGGCGGAATGGTCCTTGACCCCCAGCAACGTGGCGTTCCTTCGCGTACAGACCGGCGTGTTCGACCCGTCCCAGATAGGGGACAAGCCTAAATGGTACGCCTCGGGACTCGACCCGATCTATTGTCAGGTCTGGGACTCGGGCAGCTCCTTGGCGAACGCTCTTAAGGCGATGAAGGACCTCGAAACCCAGCCCACCGACGAAAGCGGCTCGGACTCCGAGGATGCTGAGAACACTAGCTCGTCTTACTCATCCTTGAGCGACTTTGTGTCCGAGATGGTGTCGTCGGACTTGTCTCCTA GTTACAATTGCTCACAAGTGGCCCAGCCGCAGCCGATGTCCCTGTCAGTGGACGCGAAGAATGTGTACAAGCCACCCAGTGCGCTGCAGTACCCCGGTGTCGAGGAGGAGCCCACGGTGAGGCCTGAGAGCCCGGCGAGCACGTCGTCGAGTCACAGCGACCTGAGCAGTCCCAGCTTCAACAGGGACTCGGAGTTCGAGCTGAATCCTAAGGCCCAGGAGGGCTCGCAATCGACAAAC GATAAAGAGGAAGGTGGTAGCTTTGAGTCAGACTCTGCATCAACAATAACAGCACGCACAATCCTGAGCGCACAAAGTTCGGTAGGACAGTTCGGAGTAGGCATGGGGTCGTTAGCCACTCCGACCATCAGCGACACTGAACGTCCTGCCGCTTCCCACAGGGCCTCGCGTGTCAGTAGATATGTCGTTCCT ATGCAACCCAGCGCGGCGAGTCTCCAGCGTCACCCAAGCGTGGGCAACGTTTTAGCGAGAACCTCCAGCTTCGGAACGAGCACGGGGCCACTGTTACCTCGGCAGatgagcagcagcagcagcaacgacAATTCCGAATCATCCTCGGTCCCTCGACAACTCTCTTTGACCACTGGCACTCAGAAACCACTCGGGGATGGCGCGCAGAGGCAAGGTGGCAGCAACGTGACTGGGAACGGTGTTCTGAGGCAGGGGTCCCAGGGGTCTTTGTTCGAACAGATCGCCACCCAGGCGAAGGACTTGGTTCGAGAGACTACTAGGCAGAGCAGCCAGGATGGACTCCTTGCTCAGATGGACAAG TTGAAACATCAAGCGAAAGAGAAGATCACAGAGGCTGGAGAGGAAAGCCTGTTCGCACCACTGGAGCAG CTGACGCAGCAGACGAAGAAAGCGATGGGTGAGGCGTCTAAGTCTGTGCAAGAGGCGTCGAAAACAGCTCTGGAAGCGAGTAAGACCGCGGCTGGGGTGAGCAAGAACACCCTCGATGATTTGACCTATGTGGGGAAGAGCACTTTCGGAGACTTCACGAAGAGTGCGAAAGAAGTCGCTACGAAAAAGGGATTGCTCAAG GGCCTTGGAGATTCGCAGCAGTCGCCTCCGCCGTCTCCAGGACCGATGCGAAGGGATTCGATTAGCACGCAGTTGGTGGCTTCGGATAATCGCGGAGGGCGCAGGGAAATCGGTCGTGATTTTTTCAGCAATATTAGTAGTGATTTAAATGGCATCGCTGCGCAGACGAGCAGCATGTTTAGTGATCTATTCG GCAGTAAAAATAGTTCTAATCGAAATACCGGTCTGCACCCTCAGTCGCAGAGGGCGGAGAAGAAGACACCGATACTCGGGCCATTCCCCAAAA ACAAAACGGGACTAGTCGAGCGTTCATCGTTGATAAAACACTCGACAAACAAGAGCAATCAGGAGGACATCCAGAGGATGCAGAGCGCGGAACGGTCTAGTACAAACAGTGACAATCAAGCCTTCCTCACGGAT GTGGTGAATCAAGTTATAGCTGGGGAGGGCGTCGGGTGGCTCAAGCTGAACAGGCTGAAAAAGCTGATGGAGGACGAGAGCTACAGGGATCTAGTGGTCACTAAGCTGAACAAAGGTCTGAACAAGAAGATCAGCCCTGACGATCGTATCGACGACGTG TGCATCTCGAAACCAGTTTACAAGGGAATGCTAAAGTGCCTTCAAGCAGTGGCTCACGGTCTTGGACACACTTACAATAATTTCGGCCTGGGTGGAATGGCATCGGTCTTCCAGCTGATGGAAATCGCGCATACCCACTATTGGAGCAAGGACGTCTCGGAGGGAGGCTTCGATAGTTCCATGATGACCCAA GGCTCTAGTCCCGACGGGAGTAGGGAGAACCTAAAGTCACCGCAATCCCCTATTCAACCCGAGCCAACCGATGCACCGCAGAAGCCAG AACCACCACAAGTTCAGTTGGAGATGCCTCGCGGACATACATCGCCAGCGGCCGATGGGAATCAATCAACGACGGACATGTTCCTCGATATGTTCAGTAAAAAAGGAAAGTTCCTCAGCAGGCTAACGTCGTTCGACTCTGAG AGTGGGCGGGGAGGTGGAACAGGAAGCAGCGAAGCTTTGTCCACAGACGGAGGTAGCATTATCACTAATCCTGCTTTTCGGCAAGCGCACCAAGCTTCTTTCCGAAGCACCGTGTCTGATAGCGAGGTCGAGCAAGGCAAT TTCCCCCGTCAAGCGAAGCAACGAACTGGCAGCGTTTGGTCCAACAAATCATCTTTGAGCACTGGCTTCCGGTACCCTGGAGGGAGCTTGATCCCAACCACGACTGCTCCTAGCCCGGAGATTGCTAGGACATACCTGTTCGAAG GTTTATTGGGGAAAGAGCGATCGTCACTGTGGGACCAGATGCAATTTTGGGAGGACGCATTCCTGGACGCGGTGTCCCAAGAGCGTGACATGATCGGCATGGATCAGGGCCCAGGGGAAATGATGGAAAG GTACAAGAGCCTCAGCGAAAGCGAGAAGAAGCGTCTGGAGCACGACGAGGACAGGTTACTGTGCACCCTGCTGCACAATCTGACAGCCATCTTGGTGATGCTGAACGCAGAGAAGAACGAGGTGAAGCGTAAAGTGAGGAGGCTTCTTGGGAAGAGCCACATTGGTCTGGTCCACAGCCAGGAACTCAATCAGCTGCTCGATAAGATACAGAATTTC TACGGAAATGATATAGACTTGAAGCCCCTCACGTCTCGACAAATGCACCGTCAGTCCTTCACCGTGCACAATGGCGTGGACGCTGAAGGCGACCTAAGGTTCCTCGAGGTCCGGCATGACGGCCTCGTGCTCAGGTCCGTCAACGGCATCATCGTCGAGCGATGGTGGTTCGAGCACCTTGTCAACATGACGTACAGCCCGAAGAACAAGGTGCTGTGCCTCTGGAGAAAGATCGATAAACAAACCCAGCTTCATAAGTATTACACTAAGAAG TGCAAGGAGCTGTATTATTGTATCAAGGACGCGATGGAAAAGGCCGCTGCCCGCGGCCGATGCGCAAACGACGAATTTGACCTCGGAGGGGAATTCCCTGTCCAGGACATGCGCACCGGCGAGGGTGGGCTGCTTCAGGTTTGCATGGACGGCGTGGGTCTCCTCTTCGCGAATAGCAAG